One Argentina anserina chromosome 6, drPotAnse1.1, whole genome shotgun sequence genomic window, tcatttAGTCCTAATGTTGGTCATACATATGCATTACAGTTGGCCTtgtgaaaataaaattctgCTTATGACTCCTCTTAACCACCTATGAAACTTGGTCTTTAAAAACTTGTGAGATATGTAAATCAATTTTTCTTATATTCATTCAACTTGACAATGTTGCAGAGACTTGAAAGCAATGCCAGCTTTGTGCCGTCTATGACAGATTCTGTTGGCCTAACGCCCTCAGAAGAGCATACCTTAATTGAGCTCAGTGGTACTGATAGAACGGGTCTATTGTCTGAAGTGTGTGCCGTTCTTGCAGACCTTCACTGTAATGTGGTAAATGCTGAGATATGGACACACAATGCCAGAGCTGCAGCTGTAGTTCATGTCACAGATGATACCACTGGTTGTGCAATTAAAGACCCAAACCGCCTCGCATCAATAAAGGAGCTGCTTTGCTATGTCCTTAGAGGAAACTACGAGTCGAAGGCTGCTAAAATGACACTCGCAACCTCTGGAGTTACAAATAGAGATAGGAGACTGCATCAGATTATGTTCGCTGACAGAGATTATGAGAGGGTTGGAAGAGCTGAATTGGGCAGAGTTGAGGATAAGGGCTTAAGACCTCAAGTAACTGCCTTTTATTGCAGTCAGAAAGATTATACTGTCATTACTATGAGGGCAAAAGATCGACCAAAATTGCTGTTTGACATCATCTGCACTTTAACGGACATGCAGTATGTGGTATTCCATGGAATGGTTGATACAGGGACGACGGAAGCTTATCAGGTATCGTTAACATCCTGTAGTTCTTTCTCATAAGGTGTAATTTAACATACTAAAAATAACTGCAAATCTTTTGGTTATGGGGTCAAATGTTTTGATGAGTCGGTAAAGCAGAAATATAGTGCAGATTTTGTGGTTTGGGACTTTGGGTTGGGGAAATGTTTGCTGAGAGCTATTTATGGCCTTCCATTTAATAGCCCTGGTATGTATGCTTTCGTAGGAGTTTTATATTCGACACGTTGATGGAGTTCCTATAAGCTCAGAAGCTGAGCGAGAACGTGTTGTACAGTGTCTTGAAGCAGCCATTGAAAGGCGGGTATGTGAGGTACGTGCCTCTATGAACTCTTGACAAATGAAAAACTTCTCATTCAGTTTTCACCTTTGTAACTATACATCTGTACTAATACATGTTGCTTTCCCAACTGCCATGCAGGGGCTTGAACTACAACTGTGCACCGATGACCGGGTTGGACTTCTCTCAGATATTACTCGGATATTCAGGGAGAACAGTTTGTCTATCAAACGAGCAGAAATTTCAACCAAAGGCAGAAAAGCTTTGGACACTTTTTATGTCACAGACGTGACAGGAAACCCAGTTGATCCCAAGATGATTGATTCAGTTCGCAGGGAGATTGGCCAGACCATACTGCAGGTGATATGCAGTTCTACCCCTCAACCACCAAAGTCCCCGCAAGGGACAACAATGGGGTATCTCTTTGGAAACTTGTTCAAAGCTCGAAATTTACAGAATCTTAAATTGATCAGATCCTACTCTTAGTTTCTCCTTAGAACTAGAAACTGTAAAAAGGTTACCCATGCTTCAAGTCTGTATATTGAAGTATATAGGGATTAAGAAACTAGGCATGCCGCCATCCTAAACCCTGCGCAGCTGACTGGTGGTTACTAGTGTCTAGAAGAGTAGAAGAAACCCAAACACCAATCTACACTGTGAAGCTAGTGATTGGATTTGTATATAGAGTACCTATGTAAATGATTGTATATTATATCGTACATAGTCATGTACAGAGGTGTACAAAGATAGTAAATTGTACAGATAATTTAGCTCAATGAAATGTGATGTACAGATTTTAGATAAAGTTGCATTTTTGCTCTTATTTGTTTATAAATTCCTCCATGCTCGGAGTTTTGACACTCGGTCATGTTGACATCAATTAAACCATTAGATTTTAGCTTTGATCGTCAACCAGTAATCATCCTATTACCAATACATTAGAATGTCGATATCATTATATTACGATAGAATATAGAATATCGATACGTTGATCGTTTTATTTGGTGTACAGATAATAAAATTGCCTTGTTTGTTTTACAGAACTACAGATGATAAAATGGGAATGGCGCCAAAACAGAGAGTTGCCCAAGTGAAGTGAactgaaatgaaatgaaagcgTCGGCGGCGGCAACAGAGTTAGCGACCCGTATAAGCCGAGCTCTGATCTCGGCTTCCAACAACACGAAGCCAACTCGGTCATGGAATCCTTCACTCGAGAATCTCCTCTACCGCCTCGGTTGCCGCGACTCACTGAGTCCCCAACTCGTGGCCCGAGTCATCGATCCTTTCCTCCTCAACCACCACTCTCTGGCTCTCGGCTTCTTCAACTGGGCTTCTCAGCAGCCCTCCTTCTCCCACACCTCCCTCACCTACCAATCAGTCCTCaagtctctctctttttcccGCCAATTCTCCGCCATCGATGCTCTGCTCAAGCAGGTCAGAACCCACAAGATCCCCCTCGACGGTTCCGCGTATCGCTCCGTGATTGCCTCGCTGATCATAGGGAAGAGGACCCTCCATGCGTTCTTGGTGTTCGGTAATGTTGAGGTTGAAGACATTGGGAGCGAGATTTGCAACTCACTTTTGGCTGGTTTGGCTTCTGATGGCTACTTTGATCATGCCCACAAGGTGTTCGATCAAATGACTGGAAGAGGTGTTCCTGTGAGCACAACTGGGTTTGGTTTGTTTGCATGGAGGTTGTGTGGGAATGGTGAGTTGAGTAAGATTTTGAGTGTGTTGGATGAGGTTAGGAGGGGTGGTTCGGAGATTAATGGGTCTGTCGTGGCGCTTTTGATTGTCCACGGGCTCTGTCGGGCTTCAAGAGTTTCAGAGGCTTTCTGGGTACTGGATGAGCTGAGGAGGAGAGATTGTAAACCGGATTTCATGGCGTATAGGATTGTTGCTGAAGCCTTTCGATGTGAGGGCAGTGTGGTTGATAGAGAGAAGGTTTTGAAGATGAAGAGAAAGCTAGGGGTAGCTCCGAGGAGTGGTGATTATAGAGAATTCATACTCGGGTTGATTTCTGAGAGACGGATATCTGAAGCAAAGGAATTGGGACAAGTGATTGTTAGTGGGAACTTTCCAATCGAAGATGATGTTCTCAATGTGTTGATAGGGTCAGTGTCAAACGTTGACCCTGGCTCTGCAATGATGTTTTTCAAGTTCATGGTTGGAAAAGCGAGATTCCCTACTCTTTTGACATTGAGCAATTTGTGTAGGAATCTATGCAAGCATGGCAAGAACGATGAATTAGGGGAAGTTTTtcgagttttgtcttcaggTGGTTATTTTAAAGATTTGGACACTTACAATGTGATGGTGGCATTCCTGTGCAAAGCAGGAATGGTGAAGGAAGCCTATGGAGTGCTTCcggagatgaagaagaaagggTTGAGCCCAGATCTTTCAACTTACAATTCTCTTATTGAAGCATGTTGTAGAGAAGATCTACTGAGGCCTGCTAAAAGGCTGTGGGATGAGATGTTTGCAAATGGGTGCAGAGGAAATTTGAAGACTTACAACATCTTAATTCAAAAAATTTCGGAAGTAGGCCCAGCTGATGAGGCTCTACGGCTCTTTTACCACATGTTGGGAAGAGAAGTTACACCTGATGCGATGACTTACACAACTCTGCTTGAAGGGCTTTGTCAAGAAGCAAAACTTCAAGCTGCTTTGGAAGTTTTCGACAAGTGTGTTGAACAAGATTTGATGCTTGCCCAAACTGTGTTGAGTACATTCATCCTCTATTTATGCAAAGCAGGTTGGTTCTATACACATAATATTTTTGGATGCTGTAGTTTCAGTAGCATTTAACTTTATGACCCTATTTGATTTGGCTTGTTGCTTATATGTTTGTGCTCTCTGCAGGTCTTTACTCTGCCGCGTCTAGCTTACTCTGCCGCCTCAGTTTTAATGTAACGCTGTCAGATTCTCATGTAGTTTTGCTGAAATCTTTAGCCGACGCTAAAGAGATTCCAGTGGCGATTGAACACATTAAATGGGTCCGGAAAGCTTCACCCTCCATGTTGCAAACCATATCGAACGAACTAGCATCAATTTCTTCTTTGCCAACACCAGAACCAATTTTACAGTTGCTTAAAACAATGTAGAAATTTTCAGGGCTGGAGCAATAATATGCTTGGAAGGATTTTCAGTTCATATCAGTATGCACAGCTTGCAATCTGTGCATAAATTTTAAGCACACGTGCTGTATTGCATCATAGCTTGATAAAATTGATTTAGATTCTGATAAGTTGAAGATCAGAatgcttttttatttttggtttgTTGCGATGATATAGAATCGCTCTGACACTCATCCATGCAGTTTCTTGGTGAAATTTCAAGAGTCGAATGAATAGATTTAGATCTGTTTGGGGCTTAGGGTTGGTGTCAAGGAGACAAATGTGATCAATTTTGCAACCAGAAAAATACTTGTGCACTTgtcaaaataaaacaaagtaAAACCGAACACAATCCAACAGTTCTATAATTCTATTGCTATGCTTCTCTTACAAAATTTGACACCCTCCTTGTTTATACCCATATATATACCAGCTTAAACCTGCATATCTACCTTTGATGGAGAAAGCTGGAAAACTAAATGAAAAAGTAGTTATCCACATCTCAAGTTAGCTGTGCATTCTTTACACCTGAAAAGATTTATAGTGTTTATACATGTGCCAATCTGGCTTGTCTCCCACCACGCAGGGCTCCGTTACATCAATCATCCAGGCGATAAATCTCACCCTTCATGATCCGGTTGCTGGATACCTTAAAACCAAGTAGAGCAGGATCGATCTGCCTTCCTTTCTTGCCTTTCTTCTTGCTAGTTCGCCCCAATTGACCACCTCCATCAGATGACTCCATCGCACCCCTGTTATCAGCCTCTGGAATAACTGGTTTCTTAAGGACATCCATAAATGATGTCTCAGAGACACCAGCATCAGTATAAGATGAAGCCCTCCTGAACTGTGCCTGATTTGGCCTAGATGCCGGAGATTCAGAGACCATTGTGGCAGCATTTCCTTCAGAAGTTCTGAGGCTTATTGAGCTTCTTGGCTTAACAGGTAGAGAGACTGCAGTATCAGACAAAACATCCTGGGATGATGAGATGCGTCGTCTTGGTGTAGCACTATCAAACCCTTTGGTTGTAGTAGAAGGCAGCCTGTCAACGGAGAATCAAGAATACAATGATTAACATCTGAATGCTGTCTAAGGGGTTCTAAGTGCGAACTTATATTAGTCCTTTCATTGCTGATTGAAACAGCAACAGTGGAATCAGATATTACCAAGAGAAATAATATATACTATTAATGGCCAATGCTGTTTACAACAAGAAAATTCATTCTCAAAAACATGTGATATTACACATAGAAAGTAAAAAGTAAAAGATTCTACCTCCCATCAGAAGCATCTTCTCCAAGAGATTTATCCACTCCCATCTCAGAGATGTGAAAACCCCCACATCCACCTGAATCATCAAAAAAGCTTCCCATACTCAATTCTTTCTAAAAATATGGGATGAGCAAAGACATAAGAATATTTGAAAACTTACCAGCACTGCTCAGTGAGCTATGCCTGCTATGGGTATTACTAGGTAGTTCCCCACTACCAACGGCCGTGTCTTGTTGCTCTGCCATGTTGCCTTCATAAGGAGTATCCATGTTTCCTGAAAAGAACTGAGCGTCCATGTATGCCCTAGGATCAGATCGTCTTGCTAGATTAGTTGGTTGCTCGTTCATACCATAACTACCCAACTGTTCTGTGAAGGAGTTGTTCAAACCAACTGACTGATCTGGAAGAACATTATAAGGAAGATGTACAGAGCCCTGACTTCTGGAAGAGGATAGGTGATGCTGATAATCAAATTCTGATGACTGCGTAGGCTGATGACCAAGTTTTTGATGCATGTCGATCAAAATTTGCTTGGACTGTTCCTTATCACTGCTATTTGAAGCCCATCTATTTGAAGTAGAAAAAACATCAGTGGCTTCCGTGTCTCGTCGGTTTTGCTCAGCATCACGACGCAAATAAGGCATCACAGCTTCAGTGCAGCTACTTTCTAGCGGTCCATTGTTCCCAGATGGCAAGCTTTGATGAGAAGCATAGAACTCATCAGAAACCAATTGATGGTGAGAGGATACCCCAGAAGATAAAGATCCGCGCTCATCAATAGAGGAATTAAAACGATATTGTTCCCTCACATCTCGATCTTGTCCACGTGTGTTTGCAATATCCAAGTTCATCCCGTGAGAACCAGCAGGAACAGTGAACCTATCAAATTCCGTAGGGTTGAGTTCATAGAAACCTCCCTCAGGTCTCTCCTGAGAGGCACGATTCCAATTGCGATGGCTTAGTTCCTGCTCATTGGATGGAAATCTCTGCTGTAGCTGGTAATTTTCTGAAGAATTATGTCCCAACATGTGAGCCTGGTGATGCCCAGCAGGATCCCTCATAAAAGGACCTGCTTCATCTGCAAACCAAGGCCCACCAATACGCCTTTCCCCTTCTATCTGCTGCTGCTCTCTCAATGCCATTGATATTTTTTGTGCCTGCAACTCTTGTTCATTAAGACGGAGTGGCAGCTCCAAAGTGTTCCTattcccttgcttggcctgagATATGAGGTCAAGAAAATCAGTCTGTCCAGGGAGCGCACCCTCACGCATAGATGCTTGGATGATCTGATCAAGTGAGGGATCTTGCCTTGGTGAACGACTTACATGATGCAGATCATTTGAGAGGTGGTTACTAGAATGTAACTGATCGTGAAGGTTGGCTAGTGTCGCATCCATCTTCCACTGCCCATAACTATCAGACATCTGCCGACTCAATAACTGTTCAAGGAGCAATTGTTCAGCTTGGGACTGCTGTTGCTGCTGCAACTTTTGCAGCTGTTGTTGACGAAGGTGCTGCTCCAAATGGTGCTGAGGCTGAAGCTCCAACTGATGTTGCTGTTTCTGTTGCTGAAGCTCTAAGTGATGATGCTGTTGCTGAAGCTCCAATTGacgctgctgctgctgctgaaaCTCCAACTGCCGCTGTTGTTGAAGACGCTGAAGCTCCATCTTCCGCTGCTGTTGTTCTTGAAGCTCCAAATGGTGTTGCTGTTGCTGAAGCTCCAATTGTCGTTGTTGCTGTAGCTCCAACTGGCGTTGTTGCTGCAACTCAAACTGGCGATGTTGCTGTATTTCCAACTGGCGCTGCAGCTGCAGCTCCAACTGACGCTGCTGCTGTAGCTCTAACTGACGCTGTTGCTGGAGTTCCAATTGCCGCTGCTGTTGAAATTCCAACTCGTGCTGCTGCTGACGCTGAAATTCCAGCTGGCGTTGTTGTTGAAGTTCCAACAGTCGATGTTCCTGCTCTTGACGCTGTAGTTCTATTAAATGTTCCATATCAGGCACTACTTGATGCATCGGGATATTAGGATCATTCAACCAATTAAGTTTGGGGATATTTCCCTCAAACAAGGTATCTCTAAACTGCGCCTGATCATCCATGCCTAAAGACACATTGGAAGCTTGAGCAGGTCTTAGATGAGAGCTGCCTCTGAGCTCAGACATCAACAGGCCAAAAGGGTGTAACTTATCATCCTGGCGATTAGGCAGGATGCTTTCAGAAACTTCATCCGTGAGGGAAGGGAGGCTATGGGAATTTGAAAAAGAGCCCTGAATATCAGCTGAAGGTCTCCTCAGAGGAAAGCCACTGCTACTTTTAGGCCTCCCAGGAAAAACTATTtctgtaagaaaaaaaaaattcatccgTCAACAGTTTTTACAGATGATGATAATATGGAAAGAGAAGACTCAATAGACAAAGCATACcctcatcttcttcaacataattttgaaatctttGATTATCAAGGTACTGGAGTTCAGAGTTGTAACCATAATTGGATACTCTGAAGTGCAAATCATCACTAGAGGTAGGTTCAAGTCCAGATGAAGTCCAATGTTGAATATTTATATTGGTAGAATCCTCAAAGTGAGGAGccatttttctctcttccACGATGCTTCCAACACCATCAAACGATTCTCTGGTATGCAAATTGGAGTTAGAGATCAATCCAGATTGAGTTTTCAAATTTGGCATTAATTCACCAAGTTCTTGAAATGGAGAACCATCAGGGGCATCAGTCAAGCGCAGTAATAAGTCAGATCCAAAAAAGCCTTGCTCAAACCATTGAAGTATGTCAATCCCCAGGAAAGGTCCCTGGACGTTTCCTTGAGGATCAAGATAGCATAAACTTAAATCTTCAAATGAGACAACTATTTCTGAATCTGCCTTCTCATTGCTCCTGACATATAGATCAGTACTCGGGGCTTGCTGTAGAGATGGAATATGAAAAGGTGAACTGGAATCAGGAAGCTGGCTATCAATCACAATAGTAGCTGGTTCATTTTCTGACATAGAATGCTTTGGGAGGCCAAAATCTTTCACATCCTGGCATCCAGGAATTCTTACTTCAGCAGCACTATCACTAAGGCTGTCAATCTCCCCAGCACTTCTGCGATCATAATTCTTATTAGATCTATCAGTGCCTGCTGTGCCAATAGGATATCTCTGCGCACCTTCAACCCGTTCTGGAAAACAGTGTGGCAGTAGTTAATAAACACGGAAAGAAGTGTGGAAGCGAATAAATGAACATTCAAAAAGTACCCATATTGTCAactttcaagaaaaaaaaatcagaatatCAAGGTTCAGCCAACTTCCCTTACCATTTAAAGATAGTGTGCCCAAGCCACAAATAGTTGAGCCCTCAACATTGATAACTGAAAAGGAACTGTTCAAAATGGCCTCTCCAGTAGATAGAGCATTTTCTTCAGACTGCAGTAAGATCTTTCTATCTACCTCCTTTCTTAAGGAGGCATTAGTATTTCCTGAGTCAGTAATTGaaaacccatgtcaaaagCGTTTTATAAGTTTCCTAGGAAAAATCCACAGAAAATGCCAAAATAACAACCTTTACCATCATCATTTAACACATTATTTTCTCTGGATGGTAATACTTCACTGCTGGTGATTCTTCCCATCCATATATCTTCAATACCAGCCTGAAACACACACCAGACAGATTCCAGTGATGAAGAAATGAGTTAGTGATTACGTCTATAAACAAATTCTGGCTTCATCTAATGCCATCGGAAGAGAAACAAAGATTAAGACAGCGCAAACATTTACTTGTATAAAACAATTTTTTCAGAAGATACATATATAGACTCAAGTATATACTAAGAATAGAATTGATATACCTCTTCCTCTGCATGAGGTGCAACAAAAGCCAATGGCTCAATATAGCCTACTTGGGTTATTGGAGAGACATGCTCCATGCCTTCAGGCACGATATCAAAAGCTGATTCCGTCTTTTGCTTACGATAAATATCAAGGAGCTTTCCCCTGGGGTAACGGAACTTCTCAGTAAGGGGGCCAGCTTTTCCCAAcacattttgattttgatccgGAACAGACCCAATAGTGGATATGTAGGAAGGTCTCCCAATCTGTGCGCTACCACTAGTTTGGGACCTCCCTCGTCCAGAAGCAAATCCTACTTTCTCCACCTGTCCTCTGGCCATCCCAAATCCTGGTGCAGCACGGTATGGCACTGGCCCCCCAGACTGAACCTCCATGCGATGGCGTGGTCTCCACTTATCACGAGAATCACCATCACGTTCAGGATTTGCACGATTGCTACTGACAAGAGACTGCTTGTCAACATGAGCATCTTCTCTCTCAAGATCTGTTTTCTCTATTCGAGAATCCTTGTCTTTATCTTCAGGGCCCCACCTTGATGACCATTTGTTGTCTCTCCGTGATTCATGCCAGCGGTCAGAAGACATAATTTTATTCTCAGGAACATCCCTAGTAGAAGGGCCACCTACTCGGTGATCTTCTGCTCTATTTTCAGTAATATCCCTACTACTGACTCCTACACGGCGATCTTCTTTTTTGCGATCCCTCCTACCAAGTAAGCCagtttctctctcctcctcaCGCCAACGACGGTTACCATCTAAATCAGGTGCATTCCTCCTCCAATCCTTTCTGTCCCGAGAACCATCGGAACGCCAAACATCTCTCGTATTGGAATCGGAAGAGTTACCAAGAGCTAAGGACCCTGGTGCATGGACTTCCTGCCGATTTGTATCAATGGTCAAGAAAGAACATAAGACACAGAAATGATCTATAATAGTTCAGATCATCTATATAACCAATCCTtcaaacagaaaacaaaacatCATATTCCAATATTCTCTTTGCTCTTCATTGGGCAATACAGATGATTTCAAACATGCCAGAAAATCAGGAAACTGAAACCATGGCATTCTTATAATAATCTATGACGTTTAGAAGCTATATCTGCAAGCACTAGTTTAATAAATAGGGTCTGTATATCCCTTCGCAGCGCTTAAAACAGACAGATACAACATCTGGCAAAAACAATTCCAGCTAATGCCTAAATAGAAactttattttgttaatagTTTAACAAGCTTAGAACATGATTAACACCTGACGAATGCTTTAGACTATAACAAAGGTCTACTACACAAAATCAGCATATAAGTACTTGTCGGGTATAGCTTATTAATCTACAAATAAAAGCATAATTGGAAGCTCAAATCAAAATGCACATACCCCCGAATGTCCACTTGAGAGTGGCTTAGCCTCAACTGATTTGGAATGCAGCCATTGAGGAGACAAAGGTATGCTGTTCTCAGATGCCAAGTGATCTGCAAATAAAAACGTAACAAATCCATAAACCCCACGGCACCCAAGAAATTGATTATAAGTTAGTAATATAACTCGCTAGTAAGTGAGCATTCTTGCATAAAACAAGCATAGAAAAGCGGCACCTTTTGACTCATCAAGCGACCCTGTTAGAGGCTTATCCCCAGCATTTCCCTCCAAGGCTTCATCTAACATAGCAGAAAAGTCAATGGTTCAAAAACTACAATAATTGGGAAACCAAACAGTCAATGCCCTCACCAGCATCGAGTAAAAACACGAGCAAAAATCACTTGAAAAACAGAGTCATGACTTGAAGAAGCGTCGACtcaaataaaagaaatcagaaactaatCATAGTGCAGACCACATAGCAACGACTCGGTGGGCCAAACAGTTGGATCTTCTACTTTGATAGAACAGAAAATAGATATCTACCTTAAGAGTTTAAATCACAAGAAGAACATTGCAACTAAAATCGAGCAGGGCTCGTTGACGAACATCACTCTTGCACTAAGCTAATTATATCCACCGGAATTATACTAAATTCCTTGTCCAAATCGACACCGTGTCGAAAACCAATAACAACatccacacacaaaaaaaactcTTAATCCAACAAATCATAATCCGCGTCGATAAGCTTTAGAAGTAGATTTTAGACCTAATTCAAAATCGGCAAGGAATAACAGAAAATTGAAATGCATAGAAACAACGAgaacaagagagagagagagagagagagagagagattaaaGTACGGAGAAAGATctagaatgaaaaagaaagaaatcgaATACAATGCGGGAGACCTGGTTtggcggaggaggagaagatcgCCGGAGATGGGAGGAGATCTTGAGGGAGACTGACTTTTCCGTGGGCCATCATCAACGAATCGAATAGTTGCAGGAATAAATTTGAGATTGAATTCAGAGAAAACGTAATAAGCTATCTGCAAGCCAACACTTGCAGATTACGAGAATGGCGTGAAGCGGAGAGAGCAAGGCGGAGAGAGATTTCTAGGGTTTCAGGAATTGCAGGGTCCCTTTGAAGAATGAGAGAGACCTGAGGGTTTGGGTGGGTGAATCTTTATGTGTGTATTCTGTGAATGATCAGAACAACAAAAGAGGCAGGCAGAGCGAGTGTGTCTGTGGGTTTGTTTTTTAGGGGAGCTTGATACATATCTCTTCTCCTTCTATTTATGCAATTTTGCCAACGAAAAATTCTGTTATTTTCACTTTTATCCTCAACTGTAAAAAGAATTTACAAGAAGAAAATTCTTCTTCTATCCTCAACTGTAAAACTTTCTTTACACCATATTTGAAGGTTGAAGGAGGTTGGGATTTCGAACAAGCTTCAATAAGCTCTATTATTAGATATTGCTGAAAGCATAGATATTGCTGAAAGCATAGATATGGCTGGGTTCTGCTCTAATCAACAATACTAACAAGGCAGTGATGGTGGGACGACGGAACCATCACAATTCTGGAACATAAACTTAAACCATCAAAAACATAGAAAATGGGTTCATGCAAACAGAAAACCCAACATGATATAGAAAATGCAAAAACTTGTCCATTAAGTCTAACACAAACGTTGCAGCTATTTGAACGTGGGTCTTAATACCAAATCTCTTTTAGTGAAGCTGCATTTGATAAAAGGAAACAAAACCTCTGCCACTATAACAAGCCCGGTAGATACTCCGGAAGCACATAATCTAAGGAATTCTTAATACACCGAGATAAAACTTAATTCATTCTTTGGGCTGCTTCCTTTGCAAGGAGCCTCTCCTTTGCCTTGGTCTTGGCCTGCGACTTGGAACCCATGATGCCACCTCCCCACTTCTTCCTGTATTCCTCGTACTTGTCATTGAAGTTGGCCTGCAATTCaagagaaaaatcaaacagatTAAACATCAATCAACAAAAACTGTATCTCATTGTAATAATAAACGCAGTAAAGCAACTTTAAAAGACACCGTCGTTCTAACCCACCTTGATAGCCTCCAAGACTTTGCTGAACTCCATCTTATCTTCATTCTTGACCGTAGTGAGGCACAAAACTGAAGCAGTTTTCTTGTGAACAATCTGGCAAAAGAGAagatataaaattattattttcaagtAACCGTGGCAAGAAACATTACATAAATGCCAAGAAAATTACCGCTCCAAGACGGGCTTTGCCCTTGACAATGCAGTAGGGGATCTCCATCTTCCTGCATAAAGCAGGGAGCCATACAACCAGCTCAATTGGATCCACATCATGAGCGATAACAACAAGCTGAGCCTTGTTCTGCAGACATAAGATTACACAGAATGTCACTCAAACACATCAAGCATACGGAAATACAACATTCATAGAAATTATAGTCATACCTGCTCAATGAGGTAGGTCACATGGTTGAGACCATACTTCACAACAATAGGCTTCTTGGCTTCGACAGTTTTCCCTTCAGTCTCAGCATGTGCCCTATTCAAAAGGCGCTCTTTCTTCTCCGCCTTGTCTTCAGGCCTGTACTTGAGAAGCATCTTGAACAGGCTTGTGGCTACAGGCAA contains:
- the LOC126800583 gene encoding pentatricopeptide repeat-containing protein At5g14080 isoform X2 — encoded protein: MKASAAATELATRISRALISASNNTKPTRSWNPSLENLLYRLGCRDSLSPQLVARVIDPFLLNHHSLALGFFNWASQQPSFSHTSLTYQSVLKSLSFSRQFSAIDALLKQVRTHKIPLDGSAYRSVIASLIIGKRTLHAFLVFGNVEVEDIGSEICNSLLAGLASDGYFDHAHKVFDQMTGRGVPVSTTGFGLFAWRLCGNGELSKILSVLDEVRRGGSEINGSVVALLIVHGLCRASRVSEAFWVLDELRRRDCKPDFMAYRIVAEAFRCEGSVVDREKVLKMKRKLGVAPRSGDYREFILGLISERRISEAKELGQVIVSGNFPIEDDVLNVLIGNLCKHGKNDELGEVFRVLSSGGYFKDLDTYNVMVAFLCKAGMVKEAYGVLPEMKKKGLSPDLSTYNSLIEACCREDLLRPAKRLWDEMFANGCRGNLKTYNILIQKISEVGPADEALRLFYHMLGREVTPDAMTYTTLLEGLCQEAKLQAALEVFDKCVEQDLMLAQTVLSTFILYLCKAGLYSAASSLLCRLSFNVTLSDSHVVLLKSLADAKEIPVAIEHIKWVRKASPSMLQTISNELASISSLPTPEPILQLLKTM
- the LOC126800583 gene encoding pentatricopeptide repeat-containing protein At5g14080 isoform X1, which translates into the protein MKASAAATELATRISRALISASNNTKPTRSWNPSLENLLYRLGCRDSLSPQLVARVIDPFLLNHHSLALGFFNWASQQPSFSHTSLTYQSVLKSLSFSRQFSAIDALLKQVRTHKIPLDGSAYRSVIASLIIGKRTLHAFLVFGNVEVEDIGSEICNSLLAGLASDGYFDHAHKVFDQMTGRGVPVSTTGFGLFAWRLCGNGELSKILSVLDEVRRGGSEINGSVVALLIVHGLCRASRVSEAFWVLDELRRRDCKPDFMAYRIVAEAFRCEGSVVDREKVLKMKRKLGVAPRSGDYREFILGLISERRISEAKELGQVIVSGNFPIEDDVLNVLIGSVSNVDPGSAMMFFKFMVGKARFPTLLTLSNLCRNLCKHGKNDELGEVFRVLSSGGYFKDLDTYNVMVAFLCKAGMVKEAYGVLPEMKKKGLSPDLSTYNSLIEACCREDLLRPAKRLWDEMFANGCRGNLKTYNILIQKISEVGPADEALRLFYHMLGREVTPDAMTYTTLLEGLCQEAKLQAALEVFDKCVEQDLMLAQTVLSTFILYLCKAGLYSAASSLLCRLSFNVTLSDSHVVLLKSLADAKEIPVAIEHIKWVRKASPSMLQTISNELASISSLPTPEPILQLLKTM
- the LOC126800587 gene encoding ACT domain-containing protein ACR6, producing the protein MDDEYAKFVRRMNPPRVVIDNDSCEDATIIQVDSVNKHGILLDVVQVLADVNLVITKAYISSDGLWFMDVFNVIDRDGKKIRDKDIINYIQIRLESNASFVPSMTDSVGLTPSEEHTLIELSGTDRTGLLSEVCAVLADLHCNVVNAEIWTHNARAAAVVHVTDDTTGCAIKDPNRLASIKELLCYVLRGNYESKAAKMTLATSGVTNRDRRLHQIMFADRDYERVGRAELGRVEDKGLRPQVTAFYCSQKDYTVITMRAKDRPKLLFDIICTLTDMQYVVFHGMVDTGTTEAYQEFYIRHVDGVPISSEAERERVVQCLEAAIERRVCEGLELQLCTDDRVGLLSDITRIFRENSLSIKRAEISTKGRKALDTFYVTDVTGNPVDPKMIDSVRREIGQTILQVICSSTPQPPKSPQGTTMGYLFGNLFKARNLQNLKLIRSYS